The Chitinophagaceae bacterium nucleotide sequence AAAATTCTTTCCCGGCGAACAGGCTCTGTTTATTCCACGTACCGATGATGGGCGTGTATTGTTTGCAGTTCCATTTCATGATAAAGTAATTATAGGTACAACAGATACAAGTGTTGAAAATGCAAGTGCCGAACCTGTTGCATTGGAGGAAGAAGTAACCTTTGTGATCAATCACTTCAACCGCTATGTACATACAGGATTGCAACGCAGCGATATTAAAAGTGTGTTTGCCGGATTGCGTCCATTGGTAAAAGTGCCGGGTAAAAAGAAAACGGCTTTACTTCCCCGTGATCATACCATCTGGGTTTCAAAAGGTGGCATGGTGAATATCAGCGGAGGTAAATGGACAACGTACAGAAAGATGGCGCAGGAAGTAATTTTGAAAGCTCACTATACAGGTGGGTTGGCTTATACCCGTTGTCAAACGGAAACCATGAAACTGCATGGCTGGATGAAGAAAGTTGATTTTAATAATCCTTTATATTATTACGGAAGTGATGCAGCAGCCATCCGTTATTTACAGGGCCAGGGTTATTCTCAATTGATTCATTCCGAACTTCCTTACACCGTTGCTGAAGTGGCATGGGCCGTATTAAATGAAATGGCGATGACGGTGGAAGATGTTTTGGCAAGACGTACAAGAGCTTTGTTTCTTGATGCAAAAGCCGCCATTGAAGCAGCGCCATTGGTTGCTGATATCATGATGAAGGAAATGAATAAAGATGAAGCATGGAAACAACAGCAGCTGAAAGAATTTAATGAAGTGGCGGAAGGGTATTTGTTGAAGTGAGGAAATGTGTGATGTAAGATGTACGCAACGTCAGACGCCCCCGTCGGACGGGATAGAAAGGTTGTCTGACGAATGAGTAATGAAAAAGCTGATTGCAGGTATAACAGCCAACTATAAACTACAAACCAAAACGACTGCCATATGACTCCTTTCCTCGCTGAATTTATCGGCACTATGTTTATTATCCTGTTGGGTAATGGTGTTGTTGCCAATGTACTGCTTGCAAAATCAAAAGGTAATAATGGTGGATGGATTGTCATCACCTTTGGCTGGGCCATTGGGGTTTTTGTTGGTGTGTACAGTAGTGCTTCAATCAGTGGAGCACATTTAAATCCTGCCATTACTATTGCTTTGGCAGCTGTTGGAAAATTTGACTGGGCTAATGTTCCTCTTTACATTCTTGCACAATTACTGGGAGCCATGACAGGTTCTTTGTTGATGTGGCTCGCTTACAAAAACATTTTGATGAAGTAAATGATGCAGATGCCATGCTGGCGATTTTCTGTACCGGTCCTGCCATTAAAAGTCCATTCTTTAATGTGTTAACTGAAGTGATCGGAACATTTGCATTGATGCTGGGTGTGTTATTTATTGCGGCACCGCAAAACAGTCTGGGTGCTTTGGATGCATTACCTGTTGCTTTACTCGTGTTGGGTCTTGGTTTGAGTTTGGGCGGACCAACCGGCTATGCCATCAATCCTGCAAGAGATCTTGGTCCACGGTTGATGCATTTTATTCTTCCTATAAAGCATAAGCGTAACAGCGATTGGGGTTACAGCTGGGTGCCGATTGTCGGGCCAATTATTGGGGCGCTGATAGCTGTTGGCGTTTGGTCGCTGATCAACAACTAATTTATTAACCCTGTGCTTCTGTTTTCAAGTAATATTTCTTTCTGAACCAGAAAGCAAGATTCACCAATGCAATCAATGCCGGCACTTCTACCAATGGACCAATCACTCCGGCAAATGCCTCACCGCTGTTGATGCCAAATACACCAATGGCGACTGCAATGGCTAGCTCAAAATTATTTCCTGTTGCAGTAAAGGCAACGGATGTTGCTCTTGAATAATCAGCACCGAATGATTTGCCGACAAAGAAACTTACCACAAACATGATGGCAAAGTAAATCACTAAAGGAAGAGCAATCCGTAAAACATCAAATGGTATCTGCACAATCAGTTCACCTTTTAAGCTGAACATGATGACAATGGTAAACAGCAGTGCAATTAATGTAATAAGAGAGATTAATGCAACGAACTTATGATGAAACCATTCTTCACCTTTTAATCTGATGAGTGCATACCGACTGATAACACCGGCAGCAAACGGAATCCCCAAATAGATACCAACGCTTTTTGCAATTTCAGCAATGGTAATATCAACTGCTAATCCTTTCAAACCAAACAGAGGAGGCAGCAGGGTTATAAACACATACGCATACACACTGAAAAACAACACTTGGAAAATACTGTTCAATGCAACAAGACCTGCGGCATATTCACGGTTGCCTTCGGCGAGTTCATTCCAAACCACCACCATGGCAATGCAACGTGCAAGACCGATGAGGATCACACCGATCATATATTCAGGATAGCCTCTTAAAAAGGTAATGGCTAATACAAACATCAGGATGGGTCCAATCACCCAGTTCAACAGCAACGAAGCAGTGAGCACTTTTACATTGGTAAATACTTCACCCATTTTTCATAACGTACTTTGGCGAGTGGGGGATACATCATTAAGATTAATCCAACCGCCAAAGGAATATTGGTTGTGCCTGATGAAAATGAGTTGATGAGTTTTGATGAAGAAGGAAAAAAATAACCAATGGCTACACCAATCGCCATTGCCAGGAAGATCCATAAAGTTAGATACCTGTCTAAGAAGCTTAATTTTTTCCGTTCATGTGCAGGGGCACAATTGTTTGCACTCATTGATTGAATTTAGTTGTCAGTAAGTTTTGAGAAAACGTATAAGCATTCCATGGCTATCTGGTTGCTGCGCTCTGTATATTTTTCATCCTGAAGAACAGTATTGTCAAATGCTTTCGGATCATTGTAAGTTGTACCGATCCGAAGTTCACAGCCGGGTATGAACGGACAGTTTTCTTCTGCATCAGAGCAGGTCATGATGGCTGCAAAATTCTGTGAAGGATTTTCTGCATCATTATATAGTTTGGAAAAACAGGTAGTGAAACTGTTTTCAGAAAAGTACACTTCGTAAAGAGGGTTCTTGCTTTCACTTGTTTTCTTCACTTCAAATCCGGCAACTGCAAGTGCTTTGATTGCATTGGGATTAAAAGCCGTGGCCTCTGTACCTCCCGAAAATGTTTTAATATTTTCTATACCGTAATAGGCTGCGGCAACAGCTGCCCACACCTGGCCAAGATGACTCCTGCGTGAATTATGTGTACACACATACACAAGGTTGGCTGTTTCTTTGTTAACGGTCTTACCTTTTATATAGGATGAAATTTTTTCTAAGAGTATTTTCCGCTCTGCCGGTATTTCGCCAAAGTTTTTGACCAGTGCGCTGCAGCGTTGTTGTATCAGATCGTACATATATTTCTTAATTAGTAGAATTTACAGTTGAATGTTATCAGTGTCAGCAGCATTTCTCTTTTAATGGCTGAAACGCCGAAAAGAAACCCTGCAACTGGGATTCAGCTTTTTTCCATTCTTTTTCATCAATACAATAACACACTTTTTTTCCTTCTATATCGCCTTTAATCAGACCTGCTGCTTTTAATTCCTTTAAATGCTGTGATACGGTGCTTTGTGAAAGGGGGAGTTCCTCTACGATGTCGCCACAAATACAGGCCTGTTTTTTAATGAGCAGGTGCATAATGGCAACCCTTGCCGGATGCGAAAGAGCCTTTGCGTATTTTGCAATGCGGTTATCTTTTACTGAAAATTCATCCGCCTTTGTTGCTCCCATTTAATTTATTTAATCGCAATATTACGATTTTAATTGAAAACGGGAGTGGCTTAAAAAATCTTTAAATAAATATTTATGTAATACAGGCCGGTAAGTAAAAAAGTGAGCCCTGCCACAATCCGCATTACCTTCTCCACTTTGCTGATGGCCTTAAAATACATCCCTAATTTCTCCATACTGAATGCTATTACAAAAGCAAAGAAGATAACGGGTAAGCCTGTGCCAATTGAAAATACAACAGGTAAGCTCAACCCTGCTGATGCAGATAAAGTCATTGGTATAAGCATAGCAAAGAACAAGGCACCGCTATAGGGACAGAATGCCAATGCAAATACTACTCCCAATAAAAAAGAACCAAGCAAGCCTTTGTCTTTGAATTTTTCTGAAAGCCTGTCAGTTAAATTTCCTTTGGATAAAAAATTGAGTTTAATAGCACCCAGCATAATTAAACCAATAAGGATCATCAATGGACCGATGAATTTTTCACCATTGCCCTGGAATAATTTTGCTACCTGGAACTTACTGGCTCCAAAATAAATAATTGCCGCCAGTGCTGTATACGAAAACATCCGCCCCAATGTATACAACAGGCCGCTGAGTAATACCTTTCGTTTATCAGTAAGTGTTTTTGCAATATAGGCTGTGGCAGTAATATTGGTTGCTAAAGGGCAGGGGCTGATTGCTGTGAGTAAGCCCAATGCGAAAGCTGCCAGAAAGGGCAGCTCCCTGTTTTGTGCAAGATCAGTTAACCAATCCATCTTATTCTTTTATAAATTCCTGAATGTATTTTTTCAATTCTTCTTCAAACAGTTTTTCACTGCCGGCTTTCATAAAAGCAAATTCTGTGAGGTCTTTTTTCTTGCCTGTTTTAGGATTGAATAAAAACAGTGCAGTGCCTGTTGCTTCAAACTGCTCTGCTTTTTTTGCATTTTTCTTATCATCCACATTTACTAATGTAAAAGGAATGCTTGAAAAGTTATTGGCTAAGGTTGCTCTTGTCAACTTTTCAATTAATATACAGGTAACGCAGCGGTGTTCAGAATGAAACTGAATAATTTCAATTGTGCCTGCAGTAACTGCTGTTTGTTTGCTTTGCTGTGCCTGACTGTTGCAGGATGTAAATAAAATTGCCAGAATGGAGAGAACAGTGTGATGCTTAACTTTTTCATACGAGTTTAATTTATAAGATAATATTGAAAAGATATCCTGAGAAAATTATACAAGCTGTAACTACAGCAAAAAAGATAGCAATCAGTTTCCATGTCATCACTTTTTTCAGCAATGTCGCTTCTGGTATAGAGAGACCTACCACTGCCATCATAAAGGCAATGGCTGTGCCGATGGGTATACCTTTTGCTACAAATACCTGTATGATGGGTAAAATACCTGCTGCATTACTATACATCGGAACACCAAGTATTACTGCAATCGGAACTGCAAAGGATTGTCTTTGCTGATATAATGTTCAAAAAAGCCGGTAGGAATAAAGCCATGCATGGCAGCTCCCAATCCAATACCTATTATAATATACCAAAACACACCTTTAATAATGCCCAGCGCTTCTTTAAATATTTCAGGCATTCTTTGCAGCAATGTTCTTTTCTCTTCATCCAGTTCAGCTTCTGTATGTGCATTCGCAAGAATATTCTGAACCCAGGGTGTTAAATGCTTTTCTAATTTTAGTCTGCTGAGGATCATTCCGCCAATCATTCCCAGAATAATACCACTGGATGCATAGATAACAGTTGCTTTCAATCCAAACATTCCAATGAACAAAGCGATGGCTACTTCGTTTACCAATGGGGAAGTAATTAAAAAAGCAAATGTTACACCAAGCGGAATACCACCTTTTACAAAGCCGATAAATAACGGAACAGAGGAACAGGAACAGAACGGAGTGATGGCTCCAAAAGTGGAAGCGAATAGATATTCAAGACCAAACAGCTTATTCCTGGAAAGGAAATTTCTTATTTTATCAACCGGAAAATAGGAGTTGACCACTCCCATTAC carries:
- a CDS encoding glycerol-3-phosphate dehydrogenase/oxidase yields the protein MNRSQQIQQLKTTNHWDIIIIGGGATGLGAAVDSAARGYKTLLVEQHDFGKGTSSRSTKLVHGGVRYLQQGNFRLVRDALRERGLLLKNAPHIAHPLKLVLPAYRWWEKLYYGLGLKVYNFLSAKLSLGGTEMLSIKKTQEYIKGLDGKKLSGGVSYYDGQFDDARLCVSLALTAGDVSATVLNHCKVTSLIHELEKVKGVMIEDALDGKVYEARGTIVINATGVFVDEILKMDDDALLKTVSPSQGIHIVVDKKFFPGEQALFIPRTDDGRVLFAVPFHDKVIIGTTDTSVENASAEPVALEEEVTFVINHFNRYVHTGLQRSDIKSVFAGLRPLVKVPGKKKTALLPRDHTIWVSKGGMVNISGGKWTTYRKMAQEVILKAHYTGGLAYTRCQTETMKLHGWMKKVDFNNPLYYYGSDAAAIRYLQGQGYSQLIHSELPYTVAEVAWAVLNEMAMTVEDVLARRTRALFLDAKAAIEAAPLVADIMMKEMNKDEAWKQQQLKEFNEVAEGYLLK
- a CDS encoding protein-tyrosine-phosphatase, translating into MYDLIQQRCSALVKNFGEIPAERKILLEKISSYIKGKTVNKETANLVYVCTHNSRRSHLGQVWAAVAAAYYGIENIKTFSGGTEATAFNPNAIKALAVAGFEVKKTSESKNPLYEVYFSENSFTTCFSKLYNDAENPSQNFAAIMTCSDAEENCPFIPGCELRIGTTYNDPKAFDNTVLQDEKYTERSNQIAMECLYVFSKLTDN
- a CDS encoding winged helix-turn-helix transcriptional regulator yields the protein MGATKADEFSVKDNRIAKYAKALSHPARVAIMHLLIKKQACICGDIVEELPLSQSTVSQHLKELKAAGLIKGDIEGKKVCYCIDEKEWKKAESQLQGFFSAFQPLKEKCC
- a CDS encoding sulfite exporter TauE/SafE family protein; the protein is MDWLTDLAQNRELPFLAAFALGLLTAISPCPLATNITATAYIAKTLTDKRKVLLSGLLYTLGRMFSYTALAAIIYFGASKFQVAKLFQGNGEKFIGPLMILIGLIMLGAIKLNFLSKGNLTDRLSEKFKDKGLLGSFLLGVVFALAFCPYSGALFFAMLIPMTLSASAGLSLPVVFSIGTGLPVIFFAFVIAFSMEKLGMYFKAISKVEKVMRIVAGLTFLLTGLYYINIYLKIF